The following coding sequences lie in one Arabidopsis thaliana chromosome 3, partial sequence genomic window:
- the CRF11 gene encoding Integrase-type DNA-binding superfamily protein (Integrase-type DNA-binding superfamily protein; FUNCTIONS IN: DNA binding, sequence-specific DNA binding transcription factor activity; INVOLVED IN: regulation of transcription, DNA-dependent; LOCATED IN: nucleus; EXPRESSED IN: 22 plant structures; EXPRESSED DURING: 13 growth stages; CONTAINS InterPro DOMAIN/s: DNA-binding, integrase-type (InterPro:IPR016177), Pathogenesis-related transcriptional factor/ERF, DNA-binding (InterPro:IPR001471); BEST Arabidopsis thaliana protein match is: Integrase-type DNA-binding superfamily protein (TAIR:AT1G68550.2); Has 4412 Blast hits to 4412 proteins in 212 species: Archae - 0; Bacteria - 0; Metazoa - 0; Fungi - 0; Plants - 4405; Viruses - 0; Other Eukaryotes - 7 (source: NCBI BLink).), producing the protein MAERKKRSSIQTNKPNKKPMKKKPFQLNHLPGLSEDLKTMRKLRFVVNDPYATDYSSSEEEERSQRRKRYVCEIDLPFAQAATQAESESSYCQESNNNGVSKTKISACSKKVLRSKASPVVGRSSTTVSKPVGVRQRKWGKWAAEIRHPITKVRTWLGTYETLEQAADAYATKKLEFDALAAATSAASSVLSNESGSMISASGSSIDLDKKLVDSTLDQQAGESKKASFDFDFADLQIPEMGCFIDDSFIPNACELDFLLTEENNNQMLDDYCGIDDLDIIGLECDGPSELPDYDFSDVEIDLGLIGTTIDKYAFVDHIATTTPTPLNIACP; encoded by the coding sequence ATGGCTGAACGAAAGAAACGCTCTTCTATTCAAACCAataaacccaacaaaaaacccatgaagaagaaaccttttcAGCTAAATCACCTCCCAGGTTTATCTGAAGATTTGAAGACTATGAGAAAACTCCGTTTCGTTGTGAATGATCCTTACGCTACTGACTACTCAtcaagcgaagaagaagaaaggagtcAGAGAAGGAAACGTTATGTCTGTGAGATCGATCTTCCTTTCGCTCAAGCTGCTACTCAAGCAGAATCTGAAAGCTCATATTGTCAGGAGAGTAACAATAATGGTGTAAGCAAGACTAAAATCTCAGCTTGTAGCAAAAAGGTTTTACGCAGCAAAGCATCTCCGGTCGTTGGACGTTCTTCTACTACTGTCTCGAAGCCTGTTGGTGTTAGGCAGAGGAAATGGGGTAAATGGGCTGCTGAGATTAGACATCCAATCACCAAAGTAAGAACTTGGTTGGGTACTTACGAGACGCTTGAACAAGCAGCTGATGCTTATGCTACCAAGAAGCTTGAGTTTGATGCTCTGGCTGCAGCCACTTCTGCtgcttcctctgttttgtcaAATGAGTCTGGTTCTATGATCTCAGCCTCAGGGTCAAGCATTGATCTTGACAAGAAGCTAGTTGATTCGACTCTTGATCAACAAGCTGGTGAATCGAAGAAAGCGAGTTTTGATTTCGACTTTGCAGATCTACAGATTCCTGAAATGGGTTGCTTCATTGATGACTCATTCATCCCAAATGCTTGTGAGCTTGATTTTCTCTTAACAGAAGAGAACAACAACCAAATGTTGGATGATTACTGTGGCATAGATGATCTGGACATCATTGGTCTTGAATGTGACGGTCCAAGCGAACTTCCAGACTATGATTTCTCAGATGTGGAGATCGATCTTGGTCTCATTGGAACCACCATTGACAAGTATGCTTTCGTTGATCATATCGCAACAACTACTCCCACTCCTCTTAATATCGCGTGCCCATAA